Proteins co-encoded in one Actinomadura luteofluorescens genomic window:
- a CDS encoding plasmid mobilization protein, whose product MGEEKEIRPFRGMTPAEEAEYHLANVERYAEYMETATPIQLDRVVSTRFAAEELEQVKSAASAAGITMSEFIRRATVAYLAPAQDAAEKEPAVPASAVIDLLGDYGITVNELQVTSKRRRKGKVTEIRKWAKKNHVVLREPEGGPEDSSGPGKAAEG is encoded by the coding sequence ATGGGCGAGGAGAAAGAGATCAGGCCGTTCCGGGGAATGACACCGGCCGAGGAGGCCGAGTATCACCTGGCCAACGTCGAACGCTACGCCGAGTACATGGAGACCGCCACACCGATCCAACTCGACCGCGTCGTCTCCACCCGCTTCGCCGCCGAGGAGCTCGAACAGGTGAAATCCGCGGCTTCCGCGGCGGGAATCACGATGTCGGAGTTCATTCGAAGGGCCACAGTCGCTTACCTGGCCCCCGCACAGGACGCCGCCGAGAAGGAACCCGCGGTTCCGGCCAGCGCGGTCATCGATCTGCTTGGCGACTACGGCATCACCGTCAACGAACTCCAGGTGACGTCGAAGCGTCGACGGAAGGGGAAGGTAACCGAGATACGGAAGTGGGCCAAGAAGAACCACGTCGTTCTCAGGGAACCTGAAGGAGGGCCAGAGGATTCCTCTGGCCCCGGCAAGGCCGCAGAGGGCTGA
- a CDS encoding DODA-type extradiol aromatic ring-opening family dioxygenase, whose translation MGEVVGAGLLAHVPTIVLPEVTRRELNGGEDTTLVSGLRRLRADVFERDDYDTVVVLDSHWATTVEFVTTAQDRRAGLYTSEELPRGMCRMPYDFPGDPELARAVARYADRHGTYITPIDDPYLPIYYATVNLWTHLGVRDDPYLGEPGRRWMSIGVCQTADTEDFLRLGRALGDAVAATDRRVLLIASGALSHTFWPLRVIRDHEASGPEHIFTPQARAADEQRIAWLRDGDHARVLDAMPEFLAFRPEARFGHYLMMIGALGEHACTAPGRLYSEYENSVGTGQVHLWFDRPANGWTA comes from the coding sequence ATGGGCGAGGTAGTGGGCGCGGGCCTCCTCGCGCACGTCCCCACGATCGTCCTGCCCGAGGTCACGCGCCGCGAGCTGAACGGCGGCGAGGACACCACCCTCGTCTCCGGCCTGCGCAGGCTCCGCGCGGACGTCTTCGAGCGGGACGACTACGACACCGTCGTGGTGCTCGACTCGCACTGGGCCACCACCGTTGAGTTCGTCACCACCGCGCAGGACCGCCGCGCCGGGCTCTACACGTCCGAGGAGCTGCCGCGCGGCATGTGCCGGATGCCCTACGACTTCCCCGGCGACCCCGAACTGGCCCGGGCGGTCGCGCGCTACGCCGACAGGCACGGGACTTACATCACCCCGATCGACGACCCCTACCTGCCGATCTACTACGCCACCGTCAACCTGTGGACGCACCTCGGCGTCCGCGACGACCCGTACCTGGGCGAACCGGGCCGGCGGTGGATGTCGATCGGCGTGTGCCAGACCGCCGACACCGAGGACTTCCTGCGCCTCGGCCGCGCCCTCGGCGACGCCGTCGCCGCGACCGACCGCCGCGTCCTGCTGATCGCCTCCGGCGCGCTGTCGCACACCTTCTGGCCGCTGCGGGTGATCCGCGACCACGAGGCGTCCGGCCCCGAGCACATCTTCACGCCGCAGGCGCGGGCCGCCGACGAGCAGCGCATCGCCTGGCTCAGGGACGGCGACCACGCACGCGTCCTGGACGCCATGCCGGAGTTCCTGGCCTTCAGGCCCGAGGCGCGCTTCGGCCACTACCTCATGATGATCGGCGCCCTGGGCGAGCACGCCTGCACCGCCCCCGGGCGCCTCTACAGCGAGTACGAGAACTCCGTCGGAACGGGCCAGGTGCACCTCTGGTTCGACCGCCCCGCGAACGGATGGACCGCCTGA
- a CDS encoding MarR family winged helix-turn-helix transcriptional regulator, which translates to MTGHHTLQETEQAIQRRLGDVPLRHDAMMAVSNVYRAAAAIRQHFESSVLRGADLTWTSFVVLWVVWIWDEMETRHVAEEAGISKGTLTGVVKTLEGRGLIERGSHATDGRLVLLRLTDKGRELMRQLFPAFNAEEAFVVEGLSGEDNRALARTLRSVVEHLEAEGEERRAALREQSPPPPRRSGRRSRG; encoded by the coding sequence GTGACCGGGCATCACACCCTGCAAGAGACCGAGCAGGCCATCCAGCGGCGGCTCGGGGACGTGCCGCTGCGGCACGACGCGATGATGGCGGTGTCCAACGTCTACCGCGCCGCCGCCGCGATCCGGCAGCACTTCGAGAGCTCGGTCCTGCGCGGCGCCGACCTGACCTGGACGTCGTTCGTCGTCCTGTGGGTGGTGTGGATCTGGGACGAGATGGAGACGCGGCACGTCGCCGAGGAGGCCGGCATCTCCAAGGGCACGCTCACCGGGGTGGTGAAGACGCTGGAGGGGCGCGGCCTGATCGAGCGCGGCTCGCACGCGACGGACGGGCGGCTGGTCCTGCTGCGGCTGACCGACAAGGGTCGGGAGCTGATGCGGCAGCTGTTCCCGGCGTTCAACGCCGAGGAGGCGTTCGTGGTGGAGGGGCTGAGCGGCGAGGACAACCGGGCGCTCGCCCGGACGCTGCGGTCGGTGGTCGAGCACCTGGAGGCCGAGGGCGAGGAGCGGCGCGCCGCGCTGCGGGAGCAGTCGCCGCCGCCGCCCCGGCGCTCGGGCCGCCGCTCGCGCGGCTGA
- a CDS encoding aldehyde dehydrogenase: MATVAGVAVEPGHWIGGERAASGAVFTDVSPIDERPIAEIARGGPAEVDAAVAAARRAFPAWARTGRDERARLLHAIADGVEKRTEELSQVETADNGALIRSHRRGVMPRVAHNFRFFADRLLGLGHDDFDTRGHANHVGWDPAGVCALITPWNAPLMLATWKIAPALAAGNTVVLKPAEWTPLTASLLAGIAAEAGLPDGVFNVVQGYGAEVGGPLTAHPDVRRISFTGSVPTARLIAAAAAPNLTPLSLELGGKSPLLVFADADLDLAVDLAVEQYDNAGQVCLAGTRLLVESSVADEFTARFVEKASRLRQGDPRDESTDVGPLIHRRHLERVDGFVRRAEEAGARALIGGGPNGELGGLYYRPTLFTGAPDGAEILTEEVFGPVLTLQTFDTEEQAVAMANGTRFGLAATLATGDPERARRVTERLVAGTVWVNCFFVRDLRAPFGGSRQSGVGRGGGDWSFDFYCDLKNTVTAPWAR; encoded by the coding sequence ATGGCAACAGTCGCGGGCGTCGCCGTCGAGCCCGGGCACTGGATCGGCGGTGAGCGCGCCGCCTCCGGCGCGGTGTTCACCGACGTCTCCCCGATCGACGAGCGGCCGATCGCCGAGATCGCGCGGGGCGGTCCGGCCGAGGTGGACGCGGCGGTCGCCGCCGCGCGGCGGGCCTTCCCCGCCTGGGCCCGGACGGGCAGGGACGAGCGGGCGCGGCTGCTGCACGCCATCGCCGACGGCGTGGAGAAGCGGACCGAGGAGCTCTCCCAGGTCGAGACCGCCGACAACGGCGCCCTGATCCGTTCCCACCGGCGCGGGGTCATGCCCCGCGTCGCGCACAACTTCCGGTTCTTCGCCGACCGGCTGCTCGGCCTCGGCCACGACGACTTCGACACCCGCGGGCACGCCAACCACGTCGGCTGGGACCCGGCGGGCGTCTGCGCGCTCATCACCCCGTGGAACGCGCCGCTGATGCTCGCCACCTGGAAGATCGCGCCCGCTCTCGCGGCCGGGAACACCGTCGTGCTGAAGCCCGCCGAGTGGACGCCCCTCACCGCGTCCCTGCTGGCCGGGATCGCCGCGGAGGCCGGCCTGCCGGACGGGGTGTTCAACGTCGTCCAGGGCTACGGCGCGGAGGTCGGCGGGCCGCTCACCGCGCACCCCGACGTGCGGCGGATCAGCTTCACCGGCTCGGTGCCCACGGCCCGCCTCATCGCCGCCGCGGCCGCGCCGAACCTGACGCCGCTGTCGCTGGAACTGGGCGGCAAGTCCCCGCTGCTCGTCTTCGCCGACGCCGACCTCGACCTGGCCGTGGACCTCGCGGTCGAGCAGTACGACAACGCCGGCCAGGTGTGCCTCGCCGGGACCCGGCTGCTCGTCGAGTCGTCCGTCGCGGACGAGTTCACCGCGCGGTTCGTGGAGAAGGCGTCCAGGCTCCGGCAGGGCGACCCCCGTGACGAGTCCACCGACGTCGGCCCGCTGATCCACCGCCGCCACCTCGAACGGGTGGACGGCTTCGTCCGGCGCGCCGAGGAGGCCGGGGCGCGCGCCCTCATCGGCGGCGGCCCGAACGGCGAACTGGGCGGCCTCTACTACCGGCCCACGCTGTTCACCGGAGCCCCCGACGGCGCGGAGATCCTCACCGAGGAGGTCTTCGGACCCGTCCTCACCCTCCAGACGTTCGACACCGAAGAGCAGGCCGTCGCCATGGCGAACGGCACCCGGTTCGGGCTCGCCGCCACGCTCGCCACGGGCGACCCGGAGCGCGCGCGGCGCGTCACCGAGCGGCTCGTGGCCGGGACGGTGTGGGTCAACTGCTTCTTCGTCCGCGACCTGCGGGCGCCGTTCGGCGGGTCCCGGCAGTCCGGGGTCGGGCGCGGGGGCGGCGACTGGAGCTTCGACTTCTACTGCGACCTGAAGAACACGGTGACGGCGCCATGGGCGAGGTAG
- a CDS encoding acetoacetate decarboxylase family protein, with amino-acid sequence MATVRGFLHPKTATGRSSLIPSPPWHYSGDLLTVEYRTDPARVAELLPAPLSPAPDDPGAVALIWADWQSCSESGEELLDPVRAQYKECFAVVRCSFEGRTYSRCVHIWVDKDFAIARGLHQGYPKKLGSIHQTRPHPYGRAAPRIAAGGRFGATLAAADRRLAEAVVTLHEPSETNGFVNGHPMAHHRFLPSIEPGGAPALDELIESGASSFEAGPAWKGEADLRLFDSPTEELSRLAVEEPIAAYYRQVGVVWNGGRRLA; translated from the coding sequence GTGGCGACCGTGCGAGGCTTCCTGCACCCCAAGACCGCGACGGGGCGCTCGTCGCTGATTCCGAGCCCGCCGTGGCACTACTCGGGCGACCTGCTCACGGTCGAGTACCGCACCGATCCGGCCCGCGTGGCCGAACTGCTGCCGGCGCCGCTGTCCCCCGCCCCGGACGACCCGGGCGCGGTCGCGCTCATCTGGGCCGACTGGCAGTCCTGCTCGGAGTCCGGCGAGGAACTGCTCGACCCCGTGCGGGCGCAGTACAAGGAGTGCTTCGCCGTCGTCCGCTGCTCGTTCGAGGGGCGCACCTACTCGCGCTGCGTCCACATCTGGGTCGACAAGGACTTCGCCATCGCGCGCGGCCTGCACCAGGGCTACCCGAAGAAGCTCGGCTCGATCCACCAGACCCGCCCGCACCCCTACGGCCGGGCCGCGCCCCGCATCGCCGCGGGCGGCCGCTTCGGCGCCACCCTGGCCGCCGCCGACCGCCGCCTCGCCGAAGCGGTCGTCACGCTGCACGAACCGTCCGAGACGAACGGCTTCGTCAACGGGCACCCGATGGCCCACCACCGCTTCCTGCCGTCCATCGAGCCGGGCGGCGCCCCGGCCCTCGACGAGCTGATCGAGTCGGGCGCCTCCTCCTTCGAGGCCGGCCCGGCCTGGAAGGGCGAGGCCGACCTGCGCCTGTTCGACTCCCCCACGGAGGAGCTGTCGCGCCTGGCGGTCGAGGAGCCCATCGCCGCCTACTACCGCCAGGTGGGCGTCGTGTGGAACGGGGGCCGCCGCCTCGCCTGA
- a CDS encoding cytochrome P450: protein MPHDTLAVDLADLDNFMDGETPWRMFEALRRAEPVHWNPETDGGRGFWSLTRHADVVAADRDSATFTSERFVNLEEVDDRQAALRRSMLETDGPRHLALRRLLQREFTPRAVAGYATFLRGLTAATLDAALAGSAFDFVAEIAADFPINVLARMLDVPDGDTRRLIDWGNRIIANTDPDHADVLLHGPESELYRDLPFRSPAALEVFEYGRDLAARRRGGEGTDLVSRLVNQVPADGEPLTARDFDNYFLLLVVAGNETTRHAITHSMRALIDHPDQAERLRAGPGLMPAAVEEFLRWASPVYHFRRTATRDTELGGKAIREGDKVVLWFASANRDEAVFTDPQRFDITRTPNDHITFGKGGPHFCLGAALARLEMRIMFEELLPRLADIRPAGEIRRIRSNFVNGIKQMPVTITLA from the coding sequence GTGCCGCACGACACCCTCGCCGTGGACCTCGCCGACCTCGACAACTTCATGGACGGCGAGACGCCCTGGCGGATGTTCGAGGCGCTGCGCCGGGCCGAGCCCGTCCACTGGAACCCCGAGACCGACGGCGGCCGCGGCTTCTGGTCCCTGACCCGGCACGCCGACGTCGTCGCCGCCGACCGGGACTCCGCCACGTTCACCTCCGAGCGGTTCGTCAACCTGGAGGAGGTCGACGACCGGCAGGCCGCGCTCCGCCGGTCGATGCTGGAGACCGACGGCCCCCGGCACCTGGCCCTGCGCCGCCTCCTGCAGCGCGAGTTCACCCCGCGCGCCGTCGCCGGCTACGCGACCTTCCTGCGCGGCCTCACCGCCGCGACCCTCGACGCCGCCCTCGCCGGGAGCGCCTTCGACTTCGTCGCGGAGATCGCCGCCGACTTCCCGATCAACGTGCTGGCCCGCATGCTGGACGTCCCGGACGGCGACACCCGCAGGCTCATCGACTGGGGCAACCGGATCATCGCCAACACCGACCCCGACCACGCCGACGTCCTGCTGCACGGCCCCGAGAGCGAGTTGTACCGCGACCTGCCGTTCCGCAGCCCCGCGGCCCTGGAGGTCTTCGAGTACGGCCGCGACCTCGCGGCGCGCCGCCGGGGCGGCGAGGGCACCGACCTCGTCAGCCGCCTGGTCAACCAGGTCCCGGCGGACGGCGAGCCGCTCACCGCGCGCGACTTCGACAACTACTTCCTGCTGCTGGTCGTCGCGGGCAACGAGACGACCCGGCACGCCATCACGCACAGCATGCGCGCCCTGATCGACCACCCGGACCAGGCCGAGCGGCTGCGCGCCGGCCCCGGGCTCATGCCGGCCGCGGTGGAGGAGTTCCTGCGCTGGGCCTCGCCCGTCTACCACTTCCGCCGCACCGCGACCCGCGACACCGAACTCGGCGGGAAGGCGATCCGCGAGGGCGACAAGGTCGTGCTGTGGTTCGCGTCCGCCAACCGCGACGAGGCGGTCTTCACCGACCCGCAGCGCTTCGACATCACCCGCACCCCGAACGACCACATCACCTTCGGCAAGGGCGGCCCGCACTTCTGCCTGGGCGCCGCCCTGGCCCGCCTGGAAATGCGGATCATGTTCGAGGAACTCCTGCCCCGCCTCGCCGACATCCGCCCGGCCGGCGAGATCCGCCGGATCCGCTCCAACTTCGTCAACGGCATCAAGCAGATGCCCGTGACCATCACCCTCGCCTGA
- a CDS encoding fumarylacetoacetate hydrolase family protein — MTEYRRILLDGAATQVVRDGDDLRAADGRRVRAADAVHLPPCEPSKVVAVHLNHRSRVEEFQTRLPPAPTYFHKPVSALNAHGGAVVRPERCRYLNYEGEIAIVIGRTARNISAKEAGGYIAGYTVANDYGLHDFRDTDAGSMLRVKGSDTLCPLGPGLVTDWDFHGKYLRTYVNGELVQDGSTGEMEWDMHYLVADIARTITLFPGDVLLSGTPANSRPVQPGDVVEVEAEGLGRLRNHIVAGPVPVRDDCGAQPTESEEVISTAFGGDWQFRGIRPPRR; from the coding sequence ATGACCGAGTACCGGAGAATCCTGCTGGACGGCGCCGCGACCCAGGTCGTCCGGGACGGCGACGACCTGCGCGCCGCGGACGGCCGCCGGGTGCGCGCGGCGGACGCCGTCCACCTGCCGCCGTGCGAGCCGTCGAAGGTGGTCGCGGTGCACCTCAACCACCGCAGCCGCGTGGAGGAGTTCCAGACGAGGCTGCCGCCCGCGCCGACCTACTTCCACAAGCCGGTCTCGGCGCTGAACGCCCACGGCGGCGCCGTCGTCCGCCCGGAGCGGTGCAGGTACCTCAACTACGAGGGCGAGATCGCGATCGTCATCGGCCGGACGGCCCGCAACATCTCCGCGAAGGAGGCAGGCGGGTACATCGCCGGATACACGGTCGCCAACGACTACGGCCTGCACGACTTCCGCGACACCGACGCGGGCTCGATGCTGCGCGTGAAGGGCTCCGACACCCTGTGCCCCCTGGGGCCGGGCCTGGTCACCGACTGGGACTTCCACGGGAAGTACCTGCGCACGTACGTCAACGGTGAACTGGTGCAGGACGGCAGCACCGGCGAGATGGAATGGGACATGCACTACCTCGTCGCTGACATCGCCCGCACCATCACGCTCTTTCCGGGGGACGTGCTGCTGTCCGGCACGCCGGCGAACTCGCGTCCCGTCCAGCCCGGCGACGTCGTCGAGGTCGAGGCCGAGGGGCTCGGACGGCTCCGCAACCACATCGTCGCCGGCCCCGTCCCCGTGCGGGACGACTGCGGCGCGCAGCCCACCGAGTCCGAGGAGGTCATCTCCACCGCGTTCGGCGGCGACTGGCAGTTCCGAGGCATCCGCCCACCGCGCCGCTGA
- a CDS encoding glutamine synthetase family protein, with protein sequence MSRPVEDVVQRLTADGIDVVRVSYTDLIGVERARDVLVERLPQAVEHGLSFCRAIYHTTPRGGTVEVPGGLDAGLPDICVRPDLSTLATVPWEDGVASCLGEACEPGSREPCPEGPREVLRRAIGRLRELGLEAVAGPELEYYLCEPDPSSPTGWRRYGDAPGNVYTAGRKGDPDGHLLRTLRHLRDLGLGVTMGNHEFGGGQFEINLAHSGALDAADRAFRFKAAVQEIARLDGRLATFMAKPFNDEGGSGFHVHLSCLEADGRNVFEGGEPDGLSETAHHAIAGVLAHAPALTALLNPTINSYKRFGPDSLAPWLIDWGLDNRSAMVRIPPERGAASRLEVRLGDASANPYLGVAGLVAAVYLGIRDKASAPPPLEGYGYDAAKAPVLPADLPAALDALAADEALTEVLGQEFTTAFLTYKRDEAARFRRHVTDWEFREYAYHL encoded by the coding sequence GTGAGCCGACCGGTCGAGGACGTGGTGCAGCGGCTGACCGCCGACGGGATCGACGTGGTCCGGGTGTCCTACACCGACCTGATCGGTGTCGAGCGCGCGCGGGACGTGCTCGTCGAGCGGCTGCCCCAGGCCGTCGAGCACGGCCTGTCGTTCTGCCGGGCGATCTACCACACGACCCCGCGCGGCGGCACCGTCGAGGTCCCGGGCGGGCTGGACGCCGGGCTCCCCGACATCTGCGTGCGGCCCGACCTGTCGACGCTGGCGACCGTCCCCTGGGAGGACGGCGTCGCGTCCTGCCTCGGCGAGGCGTGCGAGCCCGGAAGCCGCGAGCCGTGCCCCGAGGGGCCCCGGGAGGTGCTGCGCCGGGCGATCGGCAGGCTGCGGGAACTCGGGCTGGAGGCCGTCGCCGGGCCCGAGCTGGAGTACTACCTCTGCGAGCCCGACCCGTCCTCGCCCACCGGCTGGCGCCGGTACGGGGACGCGCCCGGCAACGTCTACACCGCCGGCCGCAAGGGCGACCCGGACGGGCACCTGCTGCGCACGCTCCGGCACCTGCGCGACCTCGGCCTCGGCGTCACGATGGGCAACCACGAGTTCGGCGGCGGGCAGTTCGAGATCAACCTCGCGCACTCCGGCGCGCTCGACGCCGCCGACCGCGCGTTCCGGTTCAAGGCGGCCGTCCAGGAGATCGCCCGGCTGGACGGACGGCTCGCCACCTTCATGGCCAAACCGTTCAACGACGAGGGCGGCTCCGGCTTCCACGTCCACCTGTCGTGCCTGGAGGCCGACGGGCGCAACGTCTTCGAGGGCGGGGAGCCGGACGGGCTGTCCGAGACCGCCCACCACGCGATCGCCGGGGTGCTGGCGCACGCCCCCGCCCTGACCGCGCTGCTGAACCCCACGATCAACTCCTACAAGCGGTTCGGCCCGGACAGCCTCGCCCCCTGGCTCATCGACTGGGGCCTGGACAACCGCAGCGCCATGGTCCGGATCCCGCCCGAGCGCGGCGCCGCGTCCCGGCTGGAGGTGCGCCTCGGGGACGCCTCCGCCAACCCCTACCTGGGCGTCGCCGGCCTCGTCGCCGCCGTCTACCTGGGGATCCGCGACAAGGCGTCCGCGCCGCCGCCGCTGGAGGGATACGGCTACGACGCCGCGAAGGCGCCCGTCCTGCCCGCCGACCTGCCCGCGGCGCTCGACGCGCTCGCCGCCGACGAGGCGCTCACCGAGGTGCTCGGCCAGGAGTTCACGACCGCGTTCCTGACCTACAAGCGGGACGAGGCCGCGCGCTTCCGGCGGCACGTCACCGACTGGGAGTTCCGCGAGTACGCCTACCACCTCTGA
- a CDS encoding aldehyde dehydrogenase family protein translates to MPDVPYEEWRARAAGLVPHTGHHVDGEFTGSGSVPVVAPRDGATIAHVASGGAAEVDAAVAAARRAFDTGPWPRLAPAERKAALLRWADLVERDRATLALLVTLEMGKPISEAYGIELRAVAGCLRWYAEIADKQRDEAPRTASSSLALVTREPAGVVAAVVPWNFPLTMAAWKIAPALAAGCTVVLKPAEESPLSALHLAALAAEAGLPPGAFNVVNGPGETAGRALGEHPSVDVLAFTGSTEVGRHFLRYAAGSNLKRVWLELGGKSPNIILPDAPDLDAAADTAARGIFFNAGEMCTAPSRLLVHRSVASRVLDRVVARAGSLRVGDPLDPATEMGPLVSAAHHARVVSHVEAARADGARVRAGGRAEGRFLAPTVFDQVDPGMRIAREEVFGPVLAVLEFDDVDEAVRLANATDYGLAAAVWTSDLSTAHRVSRALRAGTVWVNCYEEGDMSVPFGGVKLSGHGRDKSPHALDKYTDLKTTWIEL, encoded by the coding sequence GTGCCCGACGTCCCCTACGAGGAATGGCGCGCCCGTGCCGCCGGGCTCGTCCCGCACACCGGCCACCACGTCGACGGGGAGTTCACCGGCTCCGGCTCGGTCCCCGTGGTGGCGCCCCGCGACGGCGCGACGATCGCGCACGTCGCGTCCGGCGGCGCCGCCGAGGTGGACGCCGCGGTCGCCGCCGCGCGCCGCGCCTTCGACACCGGCCCCTGGCCGCGCCTCGCGCCCGCCGAGCGCAAGGCGGCCCTGCTGCGCTGGGCCGATCTGGTCGAACGCGACCGCGCGACGCTCGCCCTGCTCGTCACCCTGGAGATGGGCAAGCCGATCTCCGAGGCGTACGGGATCGAGCTGCGCGCCGTCGCCGGCTGCCTGCGCTGGTACGCCGAGATCGCCGACAAGCAACGGGACGAGGCGCCCCGCACCGCCTCCTCCTCCCTCGCCCTGGTGACCCGCGAACCCGCCGGCGTCGTCGCGGCCGTCGTCCCGTGGAACTTCCCGCTGACGATGGCCGCCTGGAAGATCGCCCCGGCCCTGGCCGCGGGCTGCACGGTCGTGCTGAAGCCCGCCGAGGAGTCGCCGCTGTCGGCGCTGCACCTGGCCGCGCTCGCCGCCGAGGCGGGGCTGCCGCCCGGGGCGTTCAACGTCGTCAACGGCCCCGGCGAGACCGCGGGCCGCGCCCTCGGCGAGCACCCGTCCGTCGACGTCCTGGCGTTCACCGGCTCCACCGAGGTCGGGCGGCACTTCCTGCGCTACGCCGCCGGGTCCAACCTCAAGCGCGTCTGGCTCGAACTCGGCGGCAAGTCGCCCAACATCATCCTCCCGGACGCCCCGGACCTGGACGCCGCCGCCGACACCGCCGCCCGGGGGATCTTCTTCAACGCCGGCGAGATGTGCACCGCCCCGTCCCGGCTCCTCGTCCACCGCTCGGTCGCCTCCCGCGTCCTGGACCGGGTCGTCGCCCGCGCCGGGTCGCTGCGGGTGGGCGACCCGCTCGACCCGGCCACCGAGATGGGCCCGCTGGTCTCCGCCGCGCACCACGCCCGCGTCGTGTCGCACGTGGAGGCGGCCCGCGCGGACGGCGCCCGCGTGCGCGCCGGCGGGCGCGCCGAGGGCCGGTTCCTGGCCCCCACGGTGTTCGACCAGGTCGACCCGGGGATGCGGATCGCGCGCGAGGAGGTCTTCGGGCCCGTCCTGGCCGTCCTGGAGTTCGACGACGTCGATGAGGCGGTCCGCCTGGCCAACGCCACCGACTACGGCCTGGCCGCCGCCGTCTGGACCTCCGACCTCTCCACCGCCCACCGCGTCTCCCGCGCCCTGCGCGCCGGGACGGTCTGGGTCAACTGCTACGAGGAGGGCGACATGAGCGTCCCGTTCGGCGGCGTCAAGCTGTCGGGCCACGGCCGCGACAAGTCCCCGCACGCGCTGGACAAGTACACCGACCTCAAGACCACCT